The proteins below come from a single Acidovorax sp. NCPPB 4044 genomic window:
- a CDS encoding alpha/beta hydrolase gives MNAAIATPRATADTHAAVPARPACRHGTEHEYLLEGHGPLASTGVLLVHGLTGTPNEMRLVAKGLNRAGFTVLAVQLAGHCGTQDDLVATRWQDWVASVRRGADRLMQHTGQPLIACGLSMGAVLALALAIERPKQVAGVVALSPTFRYDGWSMPAYTRLSFLLPVFRALGIGRHSVFMEQPPYGIKDVALRERVVSQMRSGDSAAAGLPGNPWWSVIEMRALAAHVRRRLGEVRAPCLVMHARKDDIASAGNARDIVRGVRNAPVELVLLDDSYHMITIDRERRTVLARTVAFAEAIARQCAGGTAP, from the coding sequence ATGAACGCGGCGATCGCCACCCCCCGCGCCACGGCGGACACCCATGCCGCAGTGCCCGCCCGGCCGGCCTGCCGGCATGGCACCGAACATGAATACCTGCTCGAAGGGCATGGCCCGCTGGCGAGCACCGGCGTGCTGCTGGTCCACGGCCTCACGGGAACGCCCAATGAAATGCGCCTGGTGGCCAAGGGACTGAACCGCGCAGGCTTCACGGTGTTGGCCGTGCAGCTGGCGGGCCATTGCGGCACGCAGGACGATCTCGTCGCCACGCGCTGGCAGGACTGGGTCGCCAGCGTACGGCGCGGCGCGGACCGGCTGATGCAGCACACCGGGCAGCCGCTGATCGCCTGCGGCCTGTCGATGGGCGCCGTGCTGGCGCTCGCGCTGGCCATCGAACGGCCCAAGCAGGTGGCCGGTGTGGTGGCGCTCTCGCCCACCTTCCGCTACGACGGCTGGAGCATGCCGGCGTACACGCGCCTGTCGTTCCTGTTGCCGGTGTTCCGTGCGCTCGGCATCGGGCGGCACAGCGTCTTCATGGAGCAGCCGCCCTACGGCATCAAGGACGTGGCGCTGCGCGAACGCGTGGTGTCGCAGATGCGATCGGGCGACAGCGCAGCCGCCGGCCTGCCGGGCAACCCCTGGTGGTCGGTGATCGAGATGCGCGCCCTGGCAGCCCACGTGCGGCGCCGCCTGGGCGAGGTGCGGGCACCCTGCCTCGTGATGCATGCGCGCAAGGACGACATCGCCTCGGCCGGCAACGCCCGCGACATCGTGCGCGGTGTGCGCAATGCTCCCGTGGAGCTGGTGCTGCTGGATGACAGCTACCACATGATCACCATCGATCGCGAGCGCCGCACGGTGCTGGCGCGCACGGTGGCCTTTGCCGAGGCGATCGCCCGGCAGTGCGCCGGAGGCACTGCGCCATGA
- a CDS encoding DMT family transporter — MKKRFYAIGFLVLIAFDTLAQISFKLAGEHALPLEFSGAWLQRVFGQPWIYGAFVGYVGAFFTWMTLLEHAPIGPAFAASHLEVVSVLAFSALLFGEPIGWPQMLGAALIAGGIACLARSEAVEQPPAAPAQVPVHGA, encoded by the coding sequence ATGAAGAAACGCTTCTATGCCATCGGCTTCCTTGTCCTGATCGCGTTCGACACGCTGGCGCAGATCAGCTTCAAGCTCGCCGGGGAGCATGCGCTGCCGCTGGAGTTCTCCGGCGCCTGGCTGCAGCGGGTGTTCGGCCAACCCTGGATCTATGGCGCCTTCGTGGGCTATGTGGGCGCGTTCTTCACCTGGATGACACTGCTGGAGCACGCGCCCATCGGCCCGGCTTTCGCGGCATCGCACCTGGAAGTGGTGTCGGTGCTCGCCTTCTCGGCCCTTCTCTTCGGCGAACCCATCGGCTGGCCGCAGATGCTGGGTGCGGCCCTCATCGCCGGCGGCATCGCCTGCCTGGCGCGCAGCGAGGCGGTGGAGCAACCCCCGGCCGCCCCGGCGCAGGTCCCCGTGCATGGCGCCTGA
- a CDS encoding MtnX-like HAD-IB family phosphatase has translation MPVSLAIVPAAAAHGGDTASGWMVQCDFDGTISTVDVTDSLLQRFGQPGWEALEDAWERGEIGSRECMKGQVALLDMDRAELDAHLATIAVDPHFAAFVREGQSRGMPVQVVSDGIDYAIHAVLERHGLGTLPVIANRLVQDGPRQWRLESPWASGNCARASGNCKCERLAEQRARHGRVLFVGDSTSDFCVSGQADFVFAKYKLIGHCESLGIAHARFTDFSDTLELLRNLEALAPRVLELAA, from the coding sequence ATGCCGGTGTCCCTGGCCATCGTCCCCGCTGCGGCGGCCCACGGCGGCGACACCGCATCCGGCTGGATGGTCCAGTGCGATTTCGACGGCACCATCAGCACGGTCGACGTGACCGACTCCTTGCTGCAGCGGTTCGGACAGCCGGGCTGGGAAGCCCTGGAAGACGCCTGGGAGCGCGGTGAGATCGGCTCGCGCGAGTGCATGAAGGGCCAGGTCGCCCTGCTGGACATGGACCGCGCCGAACTCGACGCGCACCTGGCCACCATCGCGGTGGACCCGCACTTCGCCGCGTTCGTGCGGGAGGGGCAATCCCGGGGCATGCCGGTGCAGGTGGTCAGCGATGGCATCGACTACGCCATCCACGCGGTGCTGGAGCGCCACGGACTGGGCACGCTCCCCGTGATCGCCAACCGGCTGGTACAGGACGGGCCGCGCCAATGGCGGCTGGAGTCCCCCTGGGCCAGCGGCAACTGCGCGCGTGCGAGCGGCAACTGCAAGTGCGAACGCCTTGCCGAACAACGCGCGCGCCACGGCCGCGTGCTCTTCGTGGGCGACAGCACCTCCGACTTCTGCGTTTCCGGGCAGGCGGACTTCGTCTTCGCCAAGTACAAGCTCATCGGCCATTGCGAGAGCCTGGGCATCGCCCATGCGCGTTTCACCGACTTCTCGGACACCCTGGAACTGCTGCGCAACCTGGAGGCGCTGGCACCGCGCGTGCTGGAGCTGGCCGCATGA
- a CDS encoding HlyD family secretion protein — protein MKRFSLPLPAPVARSTACIALASLVLAWLPGCSEHAPPPADATAGTTSAPAAPAGLAMARGRIEVQGGLLELSPLQDGVVETVAVHEGQSVARGQVLLRLASAGMQAELGVAQAELQLAEARQRARLQHLPALRRNAARLAEAASAGATEPQRAEDAAQSLRDAEADTAIARAEADVARQRLAQVRAQQARLELRAPEEGTVVRVSTQTGQRLLASAGGPSAVTLMPRRPLVVRAEINESYAAAVQPGMRASITTDGDAAPAALPAARVVRISPVLGTARLQDDVQRGPVRVVECVLEFDQAPDARPGQSVRVSFHP, from the coding sequence TGGCGTGGCTGCCCGGCTGCTCCGAGCACGCGCCACCTCCGGCGGATGCAACGGCGGGCACCACCTCTGCGCCCGCGGCGCCCGCCGGCCTGGCCATGGCCCGGGGCCGCATCGAGGTCCAGGGCGGCCTTCTGGAGCTTTCTCCCCTGCAGGACGGCGTGGTGGAGACCGTGGCCGTGCACGAGGGCCAGAGCGTGGCGCGGGGGCAGGTGCTGCTGCGCCTTGCCTCCGCCGGCATGCAGGCCGAGCTGGGCGTGGCGCAGGCAGAGCTGCAACTCGCCGAAGCGCGCCAGCGTGCACGCCTGCAACACCTGCCTGCGCTGCGCCGGAACGCGGCCCGCCTGGCAGAAGCCGCTTCGGCAGGCGCCACGGAACCCCAGCGCGCCGAAGACGCCGCACAGTCGCTGCGCGATGCGGAAGCCGACACCGCCATCGCCCGCGCGGAGGCCGACGTGGCCCGCCAGCGGCTGGCACAGGTGCGCGCCCAGCAGGCCCGCCTGGAACTGCGTGCGCCGGAAGAAGGCACCGTGGTCCGCGTGTCCACGCAGACCGGGCAGCGCCTGCTGGCATCCGCAGGCGGCCCGTCCGCCGTCACGCTGATGCCCCGCCGGCCGCTCGTGGTGCGCGCCGAAATCAACGAAAGCTACGCGGCTGCGGTACAGCCGGGCATGCGCGCGTCCATCACGACCGACGGCGACGCAGCGCCAGCCGCATTGCCGGCGGCGCGCGTGGTGCGCATCAGCCCCGTGCTCGGCACCGCGCGCCTGCAGGACGACGTGCAGCGCGGCCCGGTACGGGTCGTGGAATGCGTGCTCGAGTTCGACCAGGCACCGGATGCGCGCCCCGGCCAGAGCGTGCGCGTGAGCTTTCATCCTTGA
- a CDS encoding EamA family transporter yields MTPSADGGITPLVAMLWVLNMLVDTGGQLAFKAAATADPRAGSGLARWIWMAQRPWLWVGIGCYVAEFLVWLAFLSLVPLSDGVLLGSINIVAVMVAGRFLFREKLSPMRVAGILLVSAGVAVVGLKA; encoded by the coding sequence ATGACGCCTTCCGCCGACGGCGGCATCACGCCGCTCGTGGCCATGCTCTGGGTGTTGAACATGCTGGTCGACACCGGGGGGCAATTGGCCTTCAAGGCAGCGGCCACCGCCGATCCCCGCGCGGGCAGCGGGCTCGCCCGCTGGATCTGGATGGCGCAGCGCCCCTGGCTGTGGGTCGGCATCGGCTGCTACGTCGCCGAGTTCCTCGTCTGGCTCGCCTTCCTTTCGCTGGTGCCGCTTTCCGACGGGGTGCTGCTGGGCTCGATCAACATCGTGGCCGTGATGGTGGCGGGCCGATTCCTGTTCCGCGAAAAACTCTCGCCCATGCGGGTGGCAGGCATCCTGCTGGTGTCGGCCGGCGTGGCCGTGGTCGGCCTGAAGGCCTGA